The following are encoded in a window of Diorhabda sublineata isolate icDioSubl1.1 chromosome 5, icDioSubl1.1, whole genome shotgun sequence genomic DNA:
- the LOC130444519 gene encoding tensin-1 isoform X14, with amino-acid sequence MLSTYARKPDLFYYNWTGHAHEESMKTGHEVNKMLRSTSCNGFGEALTSQPRSTRGGASTMDLGYVTERIISMWFPSTATSRSYRQGQQQVAHMLKNKHGDNYMVFNLSEPKRSLRNEHKNVKEVGWAPNLAPPLEKLCSMCKEIDSWLSGDKHRIAVLHSRGNKDKLGVIVSAYMHYSSICGNAEQALDRFSMRKFLDDTVGPLILPSNKRYVDYFSGLLSHNIKINAAPMYLTHVTVLGAPSFCRGGCKAFLKLYEGHTPIYTSGVYFISSGVSQFTVNVSGEGRRGLQLRGDILIKCYHRSDTGREIIFACQFHTCAVSDHTLSFTRQELDGACNDPRFPLDGAVELHFSPGPEGRHPVPAPTPAVPFTLADDPVTRADSPLLIEDYDDSEEYDEDDVNHTFGPLDGSIYATIAKKPELSPGAVSSPLTVSMDSGISSAGHHPQNANTTASSGSPPPTAQTSPLTPEDQHRELDELLSDMMLTVQSIPDLKTSPSLTNNGREDEFRFIDDEDEKSIPYHARQSSQPFSYGINANMISESKRLASPSLVRKVSGKGNENIYKSSIGSEITYKSSPVSEITYKSSPGSDSTYKSSMSSDGTLRKVQAQVYPEFGTKINNYPKSDNIFHSNSTLQSIKSDFREEYYREDVRRYDPLKRSLTEGTIRRSPEKIYKHSQSVVTSPYSDTESLSPPGAFRNNTKSPEFHETYTNGTNLTWLQRQQQKLKERREIILKEERQPHETRLLSELRSVQSRHMRPTASHRLDGYTSDTTAFADDDEDYTIPLHINTMSKNGSTTPGSTSNYSTLKSTYSTTLKNERPFVSVKKAHERYTQNGTQTPAQILAANPLGEIIRPSSRNADQLDNGLLSLAEKQQYKNYNQQQQHTVGIEIATDNSPSTENRLSIPRDGGRSSTADHRGLFVGQSSDDRVGGVPSLDGDRLEALNDLIANLSNGSDKSNDSPNNIASAWQYQREESIQSWRSQIGTEPDSSPSHNSSPRPQTPAFPVHARTPYTNASTPTVQFDIPSERLPPKSPTTQRRLSYPSSTFKNNVKWSLSPERKDRPTSPSDITNTEYSHTITNRSISATPTSGFREDYQHSPKSPTYNGSSSPTVYYGTTSRRSSTTSNNESTHEVSAANVKFVRDTSKFWYKPSITREQAILMLRDQQPGTFVVRDSNSFPGAFGLALKVATIPSNIQNKSGSSDDLIRHFLIEPTTRGVRLKGCQNEPVFSSLSALIYQHSITQMALPCRLVLPQDDLRYSDQNGVQQQSLFTQGAACNVLYLSTIEMESLTGPQAIKKAVMQLFQKNPLPETAVVHFKVSDQGVTLTDNKRKLFFRKHYPVNMVSYCGLDPDEHRWLVNSEDTGAAKSSNRIFGFVARKQNVNNPDNQCHLFAELEPEQPATAIVNFLNKVLTSSGIKPNII; translated from the exons CATGCTCACGAGGAATCGATGAAAACCGGCCATGAGGTGAATAAA ATGCTCCGATCCACATCGTGCAATGGTTTCGGCGAGGCCCTCACGAGTCAACCGAGATCAACGCGTGGAGGTGCGTCTACCATGGATCTCGGTTACGTTACCGAGAGGATCATCTCCATGTGGTTCCCCTCAACGGCGACATCTCGTTCTTATAGACAAGGACAACAGCAGGTCGCTCAtatgttgaaaaacaaacatgGAGATAATTATATG GTTTTTAATTTATCGGAACCGAAACGTTCGTTGAGGAACGAACATAAAAACGTCAAAGAAGTCGGTTGGGCTCCGAATTTGGCGCCACCTCTGGAGAAGTTGTGTAGTATGTGTAAAGAAATCGATTCTTGGCTTTCGGGAGATAAACACAGAATTGCGGTTTTGCATTCTAG gGGTAATAAAGATAAATTAGGGGTAATCGTTTCGGCTTACATGCATTATTCTAGTATTTGCGGTAACGCCGAACAAGCATTAGATCGATTTTCAATGAGAAAATTCTTAGACGACACCGTCGGACCTCTAATACTACCGTCTAATAAAAG GTACGTGGACTATTTCTCTGGATTACTTTCCCATAACATCAAAATCAATGCGGCTCCCATGTACCTTACGCACGTCACTGTTCTCGGAGCCCCGTCTTTTTGTCGCGGTGGTTGTAAGGCGTTTTTGAAATTATACGAGGGTCATACGCCGATTTATACGTCGGGTGTTTATTTCATATCGAGCGGAGTGAGTCAATTCACGGTGAACGTTTCCGGTGAAGGACGAAGGGGATTACAACTAAGAGGCGATATTTTGATCAAATGTTACCATCGAAGCGATACCGGTCGGGAAATTATTTTCGCTTGTCAATTCCACACGTGCGCAGTCTCAGATCATACTTTGAGTTTCACTAGACAAGAATTAGACGGTGCTTGTAAcg aTCCTAGATTTCCTTTGGATGGGGCAGTGGAGCTTCATTTTTCCCCCGGTCCTGAAGGTAGACATCCAGTACCGGCTCCTACACCTGCGGTACCTTTCACTCTAGCAGATGATCCAGTTACGAGGGCCGATAGTCCGTTACTGATCGAAGATTATGATGATTCTGAAGAATATGACGAAG ACGACGTTAACCATACTTTTGGACCACTAGACGGAAGTATATACGCCACGATTGCAAAAAAACCGGAATTGTCTCCGGGCGCTGTTTCTAGTCCATTGACAGTGTCGATGGACAGTGGCATTTCTTCAGCAG GACATCATCCACAAAACGCCAACACCACCGCCTCTTCTGGTAGTCCCCCACCAACCGCCCAAACTTCCCCGCTCACTCCCGAAGATCAACATCGCGAACTCGACGAACTCCTCAGCGACATGATGCTGACTGTCCAGTCGATTCCGGACTTGAAAACGTCGCCGAGCTTGACCAATAACGGTCGAGAAGACGAATTTAGATTTATCGACGACGAAGACGAGAAAAGCATCCCTTATCACGCGCGCCAATCCAGCCAGCCCTTTAG TTACGGAATCAATGCCAACATGATCAGCGAATCTAAAAGGCTCGCTAGCCCTTCGTTAGTACGTAAAGTTAGCGGAAAAGGtaacgaaaatatttacaaaagttCCATCGGTAGTGAAATCACTTATAAAAGTTCACCAGTAagtgaaattacttataaaagTTCACCAGGAAGTGACAGCACTTATAAAAGTTCCATGAGCAGCGATGGAACGCTACGAAAAGTCCAAGCGCAAGTTTATCCCGAATTCGgtacgaaaataaataattacccGAAAAGCGACAATATTTTCCACTCGAATTCAACCCTCCAATCCATAAAAAGCGATTTTAGGGAGGAGTATTACAGAGAAGATGTCAGGAGATATGATCCTTTGAAGAGGAGTTTAACCGAAGGAACGATAAGGAGAAGTCCTGAAAAGATTTATAAACATTCACAATCTGTCGTTACAAGTCCTTATTCGGATACGGAAAGTCTGTCACCGCCCGGAGCTTTTAGAAACAACACCAAGTCACCGGAATTTCACGAAAC ATATACCAACGGTACAAATTTAACATGGTTGCAACGTCAACAACAAAAACTCAAAGAACGTCGAGAAATTATCCTGAAGGAGGAACGGCAACCGCACGAAACTAGGCTTTTGTCGGAATTAAGGAGCGTACAGTCGAGGCATATGCGTCCTACAGCGAGTCACCGCCTCGACG GTTATACTAGCGATACGACAGCTTTTGCTGATGACGACGAAGATTACACGATACCTCTGCATATAAATACGATGTCGAAAAATGGCAGTACCACCCCTGGTTCGACGAGTAATTACAGTACTTTGAAATCCACTTACAGTACTACCTTAAAAAATGAAAGACCTTTTGTTAGCGTGAAAAAAGCTCATGAAAGGTATACGCAG AACGGCACACAGACCCCTGCGCAAATACTGGCGGCTAACCCTCTGGGTGAAATAATCCGCCCTTCGTCGAGGAACGCGGATCAACTAGACAACGGTTTATTATCGTTAGCCGAAAAACAACAATACAAAAACTAcaatcaacaacaacaacataCGGTGGGTATCGAAATAGCAACCGATAATTCGCCGTCAACGGAAAATAGATTATCTATACCTAGAGACGGCGGTAGGTCGTCCACCGCCGATCATCGGGGATTGTTCGTCGGACAATCTTCGGATGATAGAGTGGGAGGCGTACCGTCTTTGGATGGTGATAGACTCGAAGCGCTCAATGATTTGATTGCTAACTTATCGAACGGTTCTGACAAATCTAACGACAGTCCTAATAACATTGCATCGGCATGGCAG tATCAACGTGAAGAATCCATACAATCTTGGAGATCGCAAATCGGAACCGAACCTGATTCCAGTCCGTCGCACAATTCATCTCCCAGACCGCAAACTCCTGCATTTCCGGTTCACGCCAGAACTCCGTACACGAACGCGTCAACTCCCACCGTACAATTCGACATACCTTCCGAACGACTACCACCAAAAAGTCCTACTACCCAACG aaGATTGAGTTACCCATCttcaacttttaaaaacaatgtgAAGTGGTCCCTTTCTCCAGAAAG AAAGGACCGACCGACTTCCCCGTCCGATATAACAAACACCGAATACTCCCACACAATAACCAATCGCAGTATATCCGCGACCCCCACCTCAGGTTTCAGGGAAGATTATCAACACAGCCCCAAAAGTCCAACTTACAACGGTTCCTCCTCCCCCACCGTATATTACGGCACGACGTCGAGACGGAGTTCCACGACATCTAACAACGAATCCACTCACGAAGTTTCCGCGGCGAACGTTAAATTCGTCAGAGATACTTCGAAATTTTGGTACAAACCTTCCATCACGAGAGAACAAG CTATTTTGATGCTACGTGATCAACAACCCGGTACGTTCGTAGTGAGAGATTCTAATTCCTTTCCAGGAGCGTTCGGTTTAGCTTTGAAAGTGGCTACTATTCCATCGAACATACAAAATAAAAGCGGTTCGTCCGATGATTTAATTCGACATTTTCTCATCGAACCTACGACTAGAGGTGTACGATTGAAAGGATGTCAAAACGAACCGGTTTTTAGTTCGTTATCCGCTTTAATATATCAACATTCTATCACGCAGATGGCGCTACCTTGTAGATTGGTACTACCACAAGACGACTTGAG ATATTCTGATCAAAACGGCGTTCAACAACAATCCCTATTTACTCAAGGAGCGGCTTGTAACGTGTTATATTTATCAACAATCGAAATGGAATCCTTAACAGGACCTCAGGCTATTAAGAAAGCGGTGATGCAGTTGTTCCAGAAGAATCCGCTTCCGGAAACGGCGGTGGTGCATTTTAAAGTTAGCGACCAAGGGGTTACTTTGACTGATAATAAAAGGAAATTGTTCTTCAGGAAACATTATCCCGTTAATATGGTGTCTTATTGCGGATTAGATCCCGACGAACATCGGTGGTTGGTTAACTCCGAGGATACGGGAGCTGCCAAAAGTTCCAa TCGAATATTCGGATTCGTCGCCAGGAAGCAAAACGTCAACAATCCCGATAACCAGTGCCATCTATTCGCGGAATTAGAACCCGAACAACCCGCGACGGCCATTGTTAACTTCTTGAATAAAGTTCTGACATCCAGCGGCATTAAAccgaatattatttaa
- the LOC130444519 gene encoding tensin-1 isoform X8, whose amino-acid sequence MPWIKSCLCHQEKKKTPPISPPIHLLLKNEENGGSLSQGHAFRCKTFRKPRPCHLCHQPILNEGSCCRVCKYVCHKVCESKHAHEESMKTGHEVNKMLRSTSCNGFGEALTSQPRSTRGGASTMDLGYVTERIISMWFPSTATSRSYRQGQQQVAHMLKNKHGDNYMVFNLSEPKRSLRNEHKNVKEVGWAPNLAPPLEKLCSMCKEIDSWLSGDKHRIAVLHSRGNKDKLGVIVSAYMHYSSICGNAEQALDRFSMRKFLDDTVGPLILPSNKRYVDYFSGLLSHNIKINAAPMYLTHVTVLGAPSFCRGGCKAFLKLYEGHTPIYTSGVYFISSGVSQFTVNVSGEGRRGLQLRGDILIKCYHRSDTGREIIFACQFHTCAVSDHTLSFTRQELDGACNDPRFPLDGAVELHFSPGPEGRHPVPAPTPAVPFTLADDPVTRADSPLLIEDYDDSEEYDEDDVNHTFGPLDGSIYATIAKKPELSPGAVSSPLTVSMDSGISSAGHHPQNANTTASSGSPPPTAQTSPLTPEDQHRELDELLSDMMLTVQSIPDLKTSPSLTNNGREDEFRFIDDEDEKSIPYHARQSSQPFSYGINANMISESKRLASPSLVRKVSGKGNENIYKSSIGSEITYKSSPVSEITYKSSPGSDSTYKSSMSSDGTLRKVQAQVYPEFGTKINNYPKSDNIFHSNSTLQSIKSDFREEYYREDVRRYDPLKRSLTEGTIRRSPEKIYKHSQSVVTSPYSDTESLSPPGAFRNNTKSPEFHETYTNGTNLTWLQRQQQKLKERREIILKEERQPHETRLLSELRSVQSRHMRPTASHRLDGYTSDTTAFADDDEDYTIPLHINTMSKNGSTTPGSTSNYSTLKSTYSTTLKNERPFVSVKKAHERYTQNGTQTPAQILAANPLGEIIRPSSRNADQLDNGLLSLAEKQQYKNYNQQQQHTVGIEIATDNSPSTENRLSIPRDGGRSSTADHRGLFVGQSSDDRVGGVPSLDGDRLEALNDLIANLSNGSDKSNDSPNNIASAWQYQREESIQSWRSQIGTEPDSSPSHNSSPRPQTPAFPVHARTPYTNASTPTVQFDIPSERLPPKSPTTQRRLSYPSSTFKNNVKWSLSPERKDRPTSPSDITNTEYSHTITNRSISATPTSGFREDYQHSPKSPTYNGSSSPTVYYGTTSRRSSTTSNNESTHEVSAANVKFVRDTSKFWYKPSITREQAILMLRDQQPGTFVVRDSNSFPGAFGLALKVATIPSNIQNKSGSSDDLIRHFLIEPTTRGVRLKGCQNEPVFSSLSALIYQHSITQMALPCRLVLPQDDLRYSDQNGVQQQSLFTQGAACNVLYLSTIEMESLTGPQAIKKAVMQLFQKNPLPETAVVHFKVSDQGVTLTDNKRKLFFRKHYPVNMVSYCGLDPDEHRWLVNSEDTGAAKSSNRIFGFVARKQNVNNPDNQCHLFAELEPEQPATAIVNFLNKVLTSSGIKPNII is encoded by the exons CATGCTCACGAGGAATCGATGAAAACCGGCCATGAGGTGAATAAA ATGCTCCGATCCACATCGTGCAATGGTTTCGGCGAGGCCCTCACGAGTCAACCGAGATCAACGCGTGGAGGTGCGTCTACCATGGATCTCGGTTACGTTACCGAGAGGATCATCTCCATGTGGTTCCCCTCAACGGCGACATCTCGTTCTTATAGACAAGGACAACAGCAGGTCGCTCAtatgttgaaaaacaaacatgGAGATAATTATATG GTTTTTAATTTATCGGAACCGAAACGTTCGTTGAGGAACGAACATAAAAACGTCAAAGAAGTCGGTTGGGCTCCGAATTTGGCGCCACCTCTGGAGAAGTTGTGTAGTATGTGTAAAGAAATCGATTCTTGGCTTTCGGGAGATAAACACAGAATTGCGGTTTTGCATTCTAG gGGTAATAAAGATAAATTAGGGGTAATCGTTTCGGCTTACATGCATTATTCTAGTATTTGCGGTAACGCCGAACAAGCATTAGATCGATTTTCAATGAGAAAATTCTTAGACGACACCGTCGGACCTCTAATACTACCGTCTAATAAAAG GTACGTGGACTATTTCTCTGGATTACTTTCCCATAACATCAAAATCAATGCGGCTCCCATGTACCTTACGCACGTCACTGTTCTCGGAGCCCCGTCTTTTTGTCGCGGTGGTTGTAAGGCGTTTTTGAAATTATACGAGGGTCATACGCCGATTTATACGTCGGGTGTTTATTTCATATCGAGCGGAGTGAGTCAATTCACGGTGAACGTTTCCGGTGAAGGACGAAGGGGATTACAACTAAGAGGCGATATTTTGATCAAATGTTACCATCGAAGCGATACCGGTCGGGAAATTATTTTCGCTTGTCAATTCCACACGTGCGCAGTCTCAGATCATACTTTGAGTTTCACTAGACAAGAATTAGACGGTGCTTGTAAcg aTCCTAGATTTCCTTTGGATGGGGCAGTGGAGCTTCATTTTTCCCCCGGTCCTGAAGGTAGACATCCAGTACCGGCTCCTACACCTGCGGTACCTTTCACTCTAGCAGATGATCCAGTTACGAGGGCCGATAGTCCGTTACTGATCGAAGATTATGATGATTCTGAAGAATATGACGAAG ACGACGTTAACCATACTTTTGGACCACTAGACGGAAGTATATACGCCACGATTGCAAAAAAACCGGAATTGTCTCCGGGCGCTGTTTCTAGTCCATTGACAGTGTCGATGGACAGTGGCATTTCTTCAGCAG GACATCATCCACAAAACGCCAACACCACCGCCTCTTCTGGTAGTCCCCCACCAACCGCCCAAACTTCCCCGCTCACTCCCGAAGATCAACATCGCGAACTCGACGAACTCCTCAGCGACATGATGCTGACTGTCCAGTCGATTCCGGACTTGAAAACGTCGCCGAGCTTGACCAATAACGGTCGAGAAGACGAATTTAGATTTATCGACGACGAAGACGAGAAAAGCATCCCTTATCACGCGCGCCAATCCAGCCAGCCCTTTAG TTACGGAATCAATGCCAACATGATCAGCGAATCTAAAAGGCTCGCTAGCCCTTCGTTAGTACGTAAAGTTAGCGGAAAAGGtaacgaaaatatttacaaaagttCCATCGGTAGTGAAATCACTTATAAAAGTTCACCAGTAagtgaaattacttataaaagTTCACCAGGAAGTGACAGCACTTATAAAAGTTCCATGAGCAGCGATGGAACGCTACGAAAAGTCCAAGCGCAAGTTTATCCCGAATTCGgtacgaaaataaataattacccGAAAAGCGACAATATTTTCCACTCGAATTCAACCCTCCAATCCATAAAAAGCGATTTTAGGGAGGAGTATTACAGAGAAGATGTCAGGAGATATGATCCTTTGAAGAGGAGTTTAACCGAAGGAACGATAAGGAGAAGTCCTGAAAAGATTTATAAACATTCACAATCTGTCGTTACAAGTCCTTATTCGGATACGGAAAGTCTGTCACCGCCCGGAGCTTTTAGAAACAACACCAAGTCACCGGAATTTCACGAAAC ATATACCAACGGTACAAATTTAACATGGTTGCAACGTCAACAACAAAAACTCAAAGAACGTCGAGAAATTATCCTGAAGGAGGAACGGCAACCGCACGAAACTAGGCTTTTGTCGGAATTAAGGAGCGTACAGTCGAGGCATATGCGTCCTACAGCGAGTCACCGCCTCGACG GTTATACTAGCGATACGACAGCTTTTGCTGATGACGACGAAGATTACACGATACCTCTGCATATAAATACGATGTCGAAAAATGGCAGTACCACCCCTGGTTCGACGAGTAATTACAGTACTTTGAAATCCACTTACAGTACTACCTTAAAAAATGAAAGACCTTTTGTTAGCGTGAAAAAAGCTCATGAAAGGTATACGCAG AACGGCACACAGACCCCTGCGCAAATACTGGCGGCTAACCCTCTGGGTGAAATAATCCGCCCTTCGTCGAGGAACGCGGATCAACTAGACAACGGTTTATTATCGTTAGCCGAAAAACAACAATACAAAAACTAcaatcaacaacaacaacataCGGTGGGTATCGAAATAGCAACCGATAATTCGCCGTCAACGGAAAATAGATTATCTATACCTAGAGACGGCGGTAGGTCGTCCACCGCCGATCATCGGGGATTGTTCGTCGGACAATCTTCGGATGATAGAGTGGGAGGCGTACCGTCTTTGGATGGTGATAGACTCGAAGCGCTCAATGATTTGATTGCTAACTTATCGAACGGTTCTGACAAATCTAACGACAGTCCTAATAACATTGCATCGGCATGGCAG tATCAACGTGAAGAATCCATACAATCTTGGAGATCGCAAATCGGAACCGAACCTGATTCCAGTCCGTCGCACAATTCATCTCCCAGACCGCAAACTCCTGCATTTCCGGTTCACGCCAGAACTCCGTACACGAACGCGTCAACTCCCACCGTACAATTCGACATACCTTCCGAACGACTACCACCAAAAAGTCCTACTACCCAACG aaGATTGAGTTACCCATCttcaacttttaaaaacaatgtgAAGTGGTCCCTTTCTCCAGAAAG AAAGGACCGACCGACTTCCCCGTCCGATATAACAAACACCGAATACTCCCACACAATAACCAATCGCAGTATATCCGCGACCCCCACCTCAGGTTTCAGGGAAGATTATCAACACAGCCCCAAAAGTCCAACTTACAACGGTTCCTCCTCCCCCACCGTATATTACGGCACGACGTCGAGACGGAGTTCCACGACATCTAACAACGAATCCACTCACGAAGTTTCCGCGGCGAACGTTAAATTCGTCAGAGATACTTCGAAATTTTGGTACAAACCTTCCATCACGAGAGAACAAG CTATTTTGATGCTACGTGATCAACAACCCGGTACGTTCGTAGTGAGAGATTCTAATTCCTTTCCAGGAGCGTTCGGTTTAGCTTTGAAAGTGGCTACTATTCCATCGAACATACAAAATAAAAGCGGTTCGTCCGATGATTTAATTCGACATTTTCTCATCGAACCTACGACTAGAGGTGTACGATTGAAAGGATGTCAAAACGAACCGGTTTTTAGTTCGTTATCCGCTTTAATATATCAACATTCTATCACGCAGATGGCGCTACCTTGTAGATTGGTACTACCACAAGACGACTTGAG ATATTCTGATCAAAACGGCGTTCAACAACAATCCCTATTTACTCAAGGAGCGGCTTGTAACGTGTTATATTTATCAACAATCGAAATGGAATCCTTAACAGGACCTCAGGCTATTAAGAAAGCGGTGATGCAGTTGTTCCAGAAGAATCCGCTTCCGGAAACGGCGGTGGTGCATTTTAAAGTTAGCGACCAAGGGGTTACTTTGACTGATAATAAAAGGAAATTGTTCTTCAGGAAACATTATCCCGTTAATATGGTGTCTTATTGCGGATTAGATCCCGACGAACATCGGTGGTTGGTTAACTCCGAGGATACGGGAGCTGCCAAAAGTTCCAa TCGAATATTCGGATTCGTCGCCAGGAAGCAAAACGTCAACAATCCCGATAACCAGTGCCATCTATTCGCGGAATTAGAACCCGAACAACCCGCGACGGCCATTGTTAACTTCTTGAATAAAGTTCTGACATCCAGCGGCATTAAAccgaatattatttaa